Within the Dolichospermum compactum NIES-806 genome, the region TTCTAGCTTTATTCAGCCAGCCCTAAGTAGGTGGAAGTCAGATCACCAAAAATATGTCAAAAAAAGTCAATAGGTCTTAAATCCTTTTTACCCCTGATCCCCTACTCCCTGCTCCCTGCCCCCTACTCCCTAAACCTGGGGTAACATAGTCGTCACCCCAAGGGCATTTTTAAGCGGCTACAAGTCCGTAGGCAGAAAGACGCATGATATCACGGGTAGTGAAGCCAATGTTACTTAAGGCTTCACCATATTGAATCATAAAATCTTCCACTAAAGCGTCTTTTTCCATTGCTAAGACCTTGGCATCATCTGCCACTTGATTGAGCATTTTCCATACCAGGGGCAGGTTTTGGCGGTTTGCTTCTTCTAACTCAGCTTTGGTTTCTTTTGTAAAGTTTTCTTGCAACCACACTTCACCAAAGTTGAGATGGCTGTATTCTTCTTTTACTACGCCTTCTGTGATTTTACGAGCAAAATCATCAGCGACTGGAATATAGATATTGTAGGCGGCGATCGCAAAACATTCGATAATTAATGATTGAATCAAAAGGCAGGTCACGACTTTACCTTCTTTAGCTGCGGCTTGGAAGTTGTCGTGTAGTCCCAAGAAAAACTTTTTCGCAAATTCTAAATCTGGATTCACTTTTAAGTTCCGTCCACAGGCTTCAAATCCTTTTTTGTGGCGACTTTCCATTTTCGAGAGGACAATTAGTTCCTTTTCCTGTGCCGGCAGTAGTTGAGCTAATGTAATGTAATTTTCGTGGGCTTCTTGTTCTCCTTCAATTACAATTGCATTGATGCGGCTATAAGCATCTTTATATATTTCACTTTGAAAATCAATTTTTTCAATTTGGTCTACAAGTTGCTGCATTGTCTGTATTACTCCGTTAACCCTGCTCATTTGATACAAAAACCTAACTTACCCGATAAATTTGGGGTAATTATCACTGTGATTTAATTTAACTTAACAAGAAACTATAGTTATTAGATTAGTTTTTACTGATGGTTGTACTACCAGAAAAACAAATGTATGAAGTCATAGCCAATGTCCAAGCTAAACTGGAATCTCAAAAACGCCGATTTTTGAGGCTGTTAGCAGCACGAACAGGTAAATTTAGAGTTTTGCTGCCGCTAATCGTGGTTTTTCTGACTTCCTTTGGGTTTGAAGTTACCACAAACAACAAAGACTTCCCAGAATAATGGGACTTTAGCCAATTACCCCTGGGGTGGGAGGGAAGTTTTTACTGAACTTTGAATATTCTACCTTAGTAGCGATCGCACTTACAGCTTTTCCAATTTTCACTTCGGCTTTAGCTTGATCTTAATTGGTAAGCAACATGATTTGTTTAAGCTTTTCTTGCTTGAAATTAATTGTAATTAATCATAAAACAATCGGCTTTACCGGAATAATGAAGGGGCTTACCAATAGTTTTTCGTTAATAATAGCAGCAGCGACAATTGCTACGATAGCCGTGATAGTGTTATTTTTAATTGAAACAATAAAATATCTATGTCAGCAAGAGATTTATTTCATCAAGCAGTTAGAACCGCATTAGAAAAAGAAGGATGGATAATTACAGATGATCCCTTAGAGGTAGAATTAGAGGAGATAACCTTTAGAATTGATTTGGGTGCAGAAAGATTAATAGCCGCAGAAAAAGGAGAACAAAAAATTGCTGTAGAAATCAAAAGTTTTGCTAGTAACTCGGCAGTCAGTGAATTCTATACAGCATTAGGACAATTTCTTAATTATCAAACTATGTTAGAAGAAATTGAGTCAGAGAGAGAATTATATTTAGCCGTTCCCAAAGATGCTTATATTTCTTTTTTTCAAACTCGATTTGCTAAAATTACTGTAAAAAAATATCAAGTTAAAATCATAGTATATAATCCAGATCAGGAGGTAATCATACAATGGCAAACATAGAACATTATCGTCAGTGTATTCAAACCATCATCAAAGAACATGGTAAATTTAAGCCCAAATACGACGAAATAGATAATGAACTGATTTTTGATACTATTCATGATCATTATCAACTTATGCGTGTTGGTTGGGATGATTTAAGAAGAGTTTATCATAGTGTCATTCATTTCGATATTAAAGATAACAAAATCTGGATTCAACAAAATATGACAGAATCAGATTTAGCTCAAGAACTTGTAAATATGGGAATAGGAAAAGAAGATATTGTTTTTGGTTTACAACCACCCTATAAACGTCCTTATACCGGTTATGGTGTAGCTTGATTTTTGAATGTTTCAGTTCAGTTGTCAGAATCAGGATTTTGATCACGTATTTGACGATTTATTTTTGCTCTATGTTTAAGGATGAATTGTGCCATCAGGCATCATTGCCCCTTGAAGGTTTGCTCCTGATAGGTCTGCTGCTGATAGGTTTGCTCTTGAGAGTTTTCCTTCTGACAAATTAGCTTCTGAGAGTTTACTTCCTGATAGGTTAGCTCCTGATAATTTGCTTAGTGAAAGATTAGCTTTTGACAGGTTGGCTCCTAACAATTCGACTTCTGATAGGTTAACCCCCAGCAATTCGGCTCCTGACAAGTCACATTTAACACACTTTTTTGTCTTCAATAGCTGCTGAATATGTGCAAGATTTGCAGCATATACAGGTACGGTGACTAAACTAAAAATAGTTGTAATAATAGTCAAAGAAATCTTGTACCCCGCTTTCCGCACTTCATTTTGTAATACGCGAATATTTCCATAATTTTATTTTTTATCGTTTAATAAAACACATATTTTATCCATCATTTTAGGTATTAATATTGAACAATTTAACCCTTGTTAGGAATAATTCTTGAAAAGATGGATACTACATTGTGAAGTGCGGAATATGGGTTGTACATCCACTGATTCCCCTTCTCTAAGTTGTCTGAAGTTACAGGTAAATAGCATATTCAGTATCACTACTCAATTATAACTCCATCATTTCATTACTCAGAGATTTTATGTAAATGAAATACGTTAACCCGGCGGTTAGAAACCGCGTCTACACAGGCAAAACCCACCTGCGTGGGTTTCAAATCCTTGATTTTTCCTTAGTCCGCGCAGGCGGACTTTGTTTGTGTAGCCGTGAATTCCATTCGCCAGGTCTTAAGTTGAAACTTTTAAGCACAAAGAGCTAAAATCTGTTCAACAACTTGCGGGTTAACATCTTGATGTTCTCCCAAAGCCGTCATTCCATGTTTCTCTAAGTTTTTGATAACTGCGGGAATGGTTTCTACTCCCACACCATAATCAGACAAATGAGTGCGAACACCAACTGATTCAAAGAAATCACGAGTTTTAGTAATTGCAGCATTTACCCGTTCCTCTTCCGAACCACCGACAATTTGCCAAACCCTATCTGCATATTGTAGAAGTTTTTGCCACTTGCGATCGCGTCTAATCGTCAAAGTTCCAGGTAACACAACCGCCAAAGTTTGAGCATGATCCATACCATGCAACGCTGTCAACTCATGGCCTATCATGTGTGTGGTCCAGTCTTGAGGAACACCAGCCGCAATTAACCCATTTAACGCCATTGTTGCCGACCAAACCAAATTTGCTCGCGCATCATAATCTGTAGGATTAGCTAAAGTTTTTGGTCCTTCGGAAATCAAAGTTTGTAAAATTGATTCAGCCATGCGGTCTTGTAATGGTGCATTCACCGGATAGGTCAAATACTGCTCCATCACATGAGTAAAAGCATCAACAATACCATTGCTAATTTGCCGAGGAGGCAGGGAGAAAGTTGTTTCTGGGTCAAGAACCGAAAATTTCGGAAACACCAAGGGACTAGCGAAAAATAACTTTTCTTTAGTTTCCCACTTAGTCACAACTGAATTTGTATTCATTTCTGAACCAGTCGCAGGCAAAGTCAAAACCACCCCCATTGGTAAAGCCGAAGTTACTGATGCGTGCTTTGCTAAAATATCCCAAGGGTCGCCCACAAAAGGAACAGCAGCCGCTATAAACTTAGTCCCGTCCGCAACAGAACCACCACCCACAGCCAACAGAAAATCAATCCCTTCTTTGCGGATTAACTCAACCGCTTGCATCAAAGTTTCAAAATGAGGATTAGGTTCAATACCGCCGAACTCAAATACATTTCTACCAGCCAATACCGATTTTACTTGATCATAAACCCCATTAGCTTTAATACTACCACCACCGTAGGTAATCAGAATTTTTGCATCTGCCGGTATTTCTGAACCAATATTAGCGATTTGACCCTTACCAAACAGGATTTTAACTGGGTTGTAAAAAACAAAATTTTCCATAAATTTAGTCACTCAAGAGAATTAGATTTCACCTTGAATATTGTAATGACATTCTTGATTTTTGTGCCTGTACCTACAGAATACTATTTTCCCACAATCTGATTAAAAATTTCATAATGGTTGCCATTATCTGGTAATAATTCTAAGTCTGTGATTGTCCAGCGAACTCCCTCATATACCTGACTCATACAGCCTCCTGTGGAGTGATATGAATATTTTAGTTATTACTGAAATTTGTGAAAATCACATTACTAGAACCTACTTGTAACTTGTAGGGTGCGTCAGACTCAATAATTTGACAAAAAATAGATTCCCTCAACCTGACGCACCACAATTAATTAAGTTATTCCCAAAACATAAAACAGCTAAATTCCATTCATATCATAATTCTTGTATATATTCACTATCAACAGCAGTTTTATTAAATTCACCATTACGCCAAGTATCCGCCATATCTTTAATAAAACTAGCAAGAGGAATAGCAACCAATAAACCCAAGATACCGCCTAACTTTGCTCCTATCAATAAAGAAATTACCACCCATACAGGATTTAAACCAGTTAAATTTCCTAAAATACGTGGAGCAATAATATTAGAATTAATTTGATCAATAGCCACACCTATAGCCGCAACCTCTAACCCTAAACCAAAGTCTTTTAAAGTTATTAATAAACTCACAATACCAATACCAATACCAGTACCAAAAGGAAATAGCGAAAACAAGCCAATTGCTATCCCAAAAAGTAGTGATAAAGGCACTCGTAAAACGACAAAAGCCAATGTTATAGATACAGCCAAAATAGCCCCTAAAGTAGCTTGACCAATGAAATAATTATTAAAATCTTCCCGCAGCAATTTCCGTACCTTTTTCGCTGTTTGTGGCGGAAACCAAAGATAAATACCATTCCATAAACTTTCACCATTCAATACTAAATAAATAGTCAAAACTATAGTGATTAATAAATTAAATAAATTACCAATAGTATCGAAAGCAAAACCTAAAATCTTGCCAGTGAAAGATTGCAATTGACTAGATATTTTTCCTAAAATTTCCCCAGCCAATCCACTTAAATTTACTGGTAATTGCTGGGTGGATGCCCAATTTTGCAAAGCTTCTATTTGTTGAGTTGCCGATTCTATCCAATAGGGAAGAAGATTAGCTAACTCATTCAATTGTTCGAGAATAAGTGGTAGTAGAATCACACCTACAGCACCCAAAATAATAATAGATAACAGTAATACGACGACAACTGCTAAAATTCGAGGTACTCCACGTTTTTGAAGAAGTTGAATGGGATAATCTAGCACAAAAGCCAGAAGAATAGCAACGGAAATTACACTAACTAAAGGCTGAAAATAGTTAATGAATTGAATTAGTAACCATCCATTTAAAAGAATCACAGGAAAGGCTAATCCTATGTTTAACCATTTAGGTGAATTTGGTAAATTTTTTACTGGCTGCATGGAATTTATTAATAATCTAAATTTTGGCAAAATATCTAGAAAACTTAAAAAGGTTGTAAATTGAATTATCAGACTATAGAGTTTTGATGAAATCCAGCATAATTTTTCGAGGTAAAGCTGCTAAAGGTCTGATTTGTCCGGCTTTTTCAGAATAATATTCACCCTTGTCAATATCTTCTGCTGTTAATAAGTCTAAATCCCACCCTTCTGAAAGTACAAGTTGATTGACTGGGACTAACAATGGTGCTTGAAATACATGACGCACAGCTTTTTCATCGCTATAAATTCCAAATTTTGTAAAATCAGTTAACTGATAACCAATTTCTTCCATAACCTCTCGCTGAACGGCTATTTCTGGAGTTTCCCCCGGTTCTAGATGTCCACCGAATAAAGCCCAACAACCAGGAGCAATAATATTAGGAATATTATCCCGTAATTGCATTAAAAACTTATTTTCTTGACAAAGAATGGTAACAGCTACATAAGCTAATTGACTATTCATAAATTACTTTTCCTCTAAATAAAGTTCACCATATTCTTTGCCAGCCAAAGGGACACTTTGGTACTGAACATTGCCCTTCAATACTACCTGTTCTCCAACTTGAAAATCGCCCTGATTAGTGATCACCCAAATTTTCCCAGTTGAATCATTAATTTGATATGCTTTTTTCTTAATTAACGGAGCATATTTTTCTACTTTACCTTGAATGTAAACTGGCGTGTCCTGATTTTTTTTGGTAATTTTTTGAATCTGTGTTACATTAGCACCAATATTGAAATTTTGAAGATTGATACCAGAATTTACTCCCTTACCACAAGCATAAAGTCCCGTTACCAGAGAGAAAGATAGTCCCACAGTAAAAATTTTTGCTGGTGGCATCAAAGCTATAGATTGAGCTATTTTTTGTATTACTGCCAATTTTATCTCCAGGTTACAGAAATTACTCGTTATTGATCATAATGTTATTTGGTCGCAAAAAGATAGTGATTCTGTCAAAATCATGAAGAGATGAATAAATTATCAGCGATACCTTCAGTTAGTAACGTTCTTGTCTTTCTTGTTGGAGAATAAGTTAATATCGGATATAATGGCTTTTTTATGTTATTAATTAATTTATACCAATTTAGTACAATTTACTTATCCTAAATTTATGTCTAACTCTAAACAACCTCTGACTTATCCTACCGTTAGCAAAAGTGAGCAAGTGGATAATTATCACGGAATTGCGATCGCCGATCCTTACCGAGCCTTAGAAGACCCGGATACAGAAGCAACAAAAGCTTGGGTAGAAGCACAAAATCAAGTTACCTTCGGCTATTTAAACGAAATTCCTGCCAGAGAAAACATTAAACAGCGGCTTACCAAACTTTGGGATTATGAAAAATATGGAACTCCCTTTAAAGAAGGTGAAAGTTACTTTTATTTCAAAAATAATGGACTGCAAAATCAAAGTGTTCTCTATACTCTGCCAAATTTAGATGCGGAACCCAGAATTGTACTTGATCCTAATCAACTTTCAGAAGATGGAACAATTGCCCTTTCAGGAATTTCTATCAGTGAAAATGGTCAACTTTTAGCATACGGTTTATCTAATTCTGGTTCAGATTGGCAAGAATGGAAAGTTAGAAACATTGCCACAGGTGAATATCTACAAGATCATCTCCAATGGATTAAATTTTCTGGTGCTTCTTGGACTCATGATCATCAAGGGTTTTTCTACAGTCGTTATGATGAACCAAATGAAAAAACCAAATTAGAAGATGTCAATTATTACCAAAAACTTTATTATCATCAACTTGGTACACCCCAATCAGCGGACATCTTAATTTACGATCGTCCTGATGAA harbors:
- a CDS encoding aldehyde oxygenase (deformylating); this translates as MQQLVDQIEKIDFQSEIYKDAYSRINAIVIEGEQEAHENYITLAQLLPAQEKELIVLSKMESRHKKGFEACGRNLKVNPDLEFAKKFFLGLHDNFQAAAKEGKVVTCLLIQSLIIECFAIAAYNIYIPVADDFARKITEGVVKEEYSHLNFGEVWLQENFTKETKAELEEANRQNLPLVWKMLNQVADDAKVLAMEKDALVEDFMIQYGEALSNIGFTTRDIMRLSAYGLVAA
- a CDS encoding XisH family protein: MSARDLFHQAVRTALEKEGWIITDDPLEVELEEITFRIDLGAERLIAAEKGEQKIAVEIKSFASNSAVSEFYTALGQFLNYQTMLEEIESERELYLAVPKDAYISFFQTRFAKITVKKYQVKIIVYNPDQEVIIQWQT
- a CDS encoding XisI protein yields the protein MANIEHYRQCIQTIIKEHGKFKPKYDEIDNELIFDTIHDHYQLMRVGWDDLRRVYHSVIHFDIKDNKIWIQQNMTESDLAQELVNMGIGKEDIVFGLQPPYKRPYTGYGVA
- a CDS encoding pentapeptide repeat-containing protein, which encodes MTIITTIFSLVTVPVYAANLAHIQQLLKTKKCVKCDLSGAELLGVNLSEVELLGANLSKANLSLSKLSGANLSGSKLSEANLSEGKLSRANLSAADLSGANLQGAMMPDGTIHP
- a CDS encoding iron-containing alcohol dehydrogenase — translated: MENFVFYNPVKILFGKGQIANIGSEIPADAKILITYGGGSIKANGVYDQVKSVLAGRNVFEFGGIEPNPHFETLMQAVELIRKEGIDFLLAVGGGSVADGTKFIAAAVPFVGDPWDILAKHASVTSALPMGVVLTLPATGSEMNTNSVVTKWETKEKLFFASPLVFPKFSVLDPETTFSLPPRQISNGIVDAFTHVMEQYLTYPVNAPLQDRMAESILQTLISEGPKTLANPTDYDARANLVWSATMALNGLIAAGVPQDWTTHMIGHELTALHGMDHAQTLAVVLPGTLTIRRDRKWQKLLQYADRVWQIVGGSEEERVNAAITKTRDFFESVGVRTHLSDYGVGVETIPAVIKNLEKHGMTALGEHQDVNPQVVEQILALCA
- a CDS encoding AI-2E family transporter, giving the protein MQPVKNLPNSPKWLNIGLAFPVILLNGWLLIQFINYFQPLVSVISVAILLAFVLDYPIQLLQKRGVPRILAVVVVLLLSIIILGAVGVILLPLILEQLNELANLLPYWIESATQQIEALQNWASTQQLPVNLSGLAGEILGKISSQLQSFTGKILGFAFDTIGNLFNLLITIVLTIYLVLNGESLWNGIYLWFPPQTAKKVRKLLREDFNNYFIGQATLGAILAVSITLAFVVLRVPLSLLFGIAIGLFSLFPFGTGIGIGIVSLLITLKDFGLGLEVAAIGVAIDQINSNIIAPRILGNLTGLNPVWVVISLLIGAKLGGILGLLVAIPLASFIKDMADTWRNGEFNKTAVDSEYIQEL
- a CDS encoding NUDIX hydrolase, giving the protein MNSQLAYVAVTILCQENKFLMQLRDNIPNIIAPGCWALFGGHLEPGETPEIAVQREVMEEIGYQLTDFTKFGIYSDEKAVRHVFQAPLLVPVNQLVLSEGWDLDLLTAEDIDKGEYYSEKAGQIRPLAALPRKIMLDFIKTL